The following proteins are co-located in the Streptomyces sp. DT2A-34 genome:
- a CDS encoding ROK family protein → MPASPSTARAINDRLALRLLQREGPLTAGQLKQLTGLSRPTVADLVERLTAAGLIGVVGEAGEQRRGPNAKLYGIVADRAHLAALDVRTEGVSVVVSDLVGAVLAEASVPIGGDTGTGPAVEQAVALVERVVKEAGADRLHTVGIGAPGLIDPAGGELRDSTGLPAWHRRLVAALQERFPEARVNVENETNLAALAEQRDGAARDRDTFVLLWLGHGTGAAVVLDGALRRGASGGTGEIGFLPVPGTAGLPSAVDCEGGFHSLAGSAAVVELAGAYGLSLEGAAVHEPLAAGVVREAVALVAGAGGGGAGHRPAGRGSPTPASGGSERAEPTSPSDIAPPASVAGGARAAATQATDSADGTATARPLDHSMRADPHPTTAPPAEPSRGYDAPAEPSHASAPVAYADPRHAAAPADEADGPASADEARGPASADHPHGPASADRFLDALADRLAIGVASVVAILDPGCVVLGGEVGQAGGDVLARRVEERIRRMSPLVTVVRPSALGGGAVLRGALLTARDAAQDDLFAPPDR, encoded by the coding sequence ATGCCCGCATCCCCGAGCACCGCCCGGGCCATCAACGACCGGCTCGCCCTGCGCCTGCTCCAGCGGGAGGGCCCGTTGACGGCAGGGCAGTTGAAGCAGCTGACCGGCCTGTCCCGGCCGACCGTCGCCGACCTCGTCGAACGCCTCACCGCCGCCGGCCTGATCGGGGTCGTCGGCGAGGCGGGGGAACAGCGGCGCGGGCCGAACGCCAAGCTGTACGGCATCGTCGCCGACCGTGCCCATCTGGCGGCGCTGGACGTCCGTACCGAGGGCGTCTCGGTGGTCGTGTCCGACCTGGTCGGGGCCGTGCTCGCGGAGGCGTCGGTGCCGATCGGCGGTGACACGGGGACCGGGCCTGCCGTGGAACAGGCGGTGGCGCTGGTGGAGCGGGTCGTGAAGGAGGCGGGAGCGGACCGGCTCCATACGGTGGGCATCGGCGCCCCGGGCCTCATCGACCCGGCCGGCGGTGAACTGCGCGACTCAACCGGCCTCCCCGCATGGCACCGCCGCCTGGTGGCGGCGCTCCAGGAACGGTTCCCCGAGGCTCGGGTCAACGTCGAGAACGAGACCAACCTCGCCGCTCTCGCGGAACAGCGCGACGGAGCGGCCCGGGACCGGGACACCTTCGTCCTGCTGTGGCTCGGCCACGGCACCGGCGCGGCCGTGGTCCTCGACGGGGCCCTGCGCCGCGGGGCCTCCGGCGGGACCGGCGAGATCGGGTTCCTGCCGGTGCCGGGCACGGCGGGGCTGCCGTCGGCTGTGGACTGCGAGGGCGGATTCCACTCGCTGGCGGGGTCGGCGGCGGTGGTGGAGCTTGCCGGCGCGTACGGGCTGAGCCTTGAGGGCGCCGCTGTGCACGAGCCACTGGCGGCGGGGGTGGTGAGGGAAGCGGTGGCGCTGGTCGCCGGGGCCGGCGGCGGGGGAGCGGGGCACCGGCCTGCGGGGCGGGGAAGCCCGACGCCCGCCTCGGGCGGCTCGGAACGCGCCGAGCCGACCAGCCCCTCGGACATCGCGCCCCCTGCCTCGGTCGCCGGCGGCGCGCGGGCAGCGGCGACGCAGGCGACCGACAGCGCGGACGGCACCGCCACAGCGCGCCCCTTGGACCACTCGATGCGAGCCGACCCGCATCCCACCACCGCGCCGCCTGCCGAACCGTCCCGGGGCTACGACGCGCCCGCCGAGCCGTCCCATGCCTCCGCCCCCGTGGCGTACGCCGACCCACGCCACGCTGCGGCTCCTGCCGACGAGGCTGACGGTCCGGCGTCCGCCGACGAGGCTCGCGGTCCGGCGTCCGCCGACCATCCTCACGGCCCGGCCTCCGCCGACCGTTTCCTCGACGCTCTCGCCGACCGCCTCGCCATCGGCGTCGCCTCTGTGGTCGCGATCCTCGACCCCGGTTGCGTGGTCCTCGGCGGAGAGGTCGGGCAGGCCGGCGGGGACGTGCTGGCCCGGCGGGTGGAGGAGCGGATCCGGCGGATGTCGCCGTTGGTGACGGTGGTCCGCCCCAGCGCTCTGGGCGGCGGCGCAGTGCTGCGCGGCGCGCTGCTCACCGCACGGGACGCCGCCCAGGACGACCTGTTCGCACCGCCGGACCGGTAA
- a CDS encoding SDR family oxidoreductase has protein sequence MTTILVTGGTGTLGRLVTERLRGDGHDVRVLSRHAQPYAVDLRKGGPGLDAAVAGVDTIVHCATSPGGGDEKAAAHLIAAARRAGVQHLVYISIVGIDRVPFGYYRTKLAVETLIEESGLGWTVLRATQFHDLLVRLFVILSKPPVMLLPAGVKDQPVEVTEVADRLAELALAAPAGRVADMGGPEVRTLDSLARAYLKATGRKRAVANVPLWGKGYRGFRSGGHLTRGPGVGKGTFEEYVGRVGGRRV, from the coding sequence ATGACCACGATCCTGGTGACCGGCGGTACCGGAACGCTCGGCCGGCTCGTCACCGAGCGGCTGCGCGGGGACGGGCACGACGTACGGGTGCTGAGTCGGCACGCCCAGCCGTACGCCGTCGATCTGCGCAAGGGTGGCCCCGGCCTGGACGCGGCGGTGGCGGGCGTGGACACGATCGTGCACTGCGCGACCTCGCCGGGTGGGGGCGACGAAAAGGCGGCGGCGCATCTGATCGCGGCGGCGCGCAGGGCGGGCGTACAGCACCTGGTCTACATCTCGATCGTCGGCATCGACCGGGTGCCTTTCGGCTACTACCGGACCAAGCTCGCCGTGGAGACGCTGATCGAGGAGTCGGGGCTCGGCTGGACCGTGCTGCGGGCGACGCAGTTCCACGACCTCCTGGTCCGGCTGTTCGTGATCCTGTCCAAGCCGCCCGTCATGCTCCTCCCGGCCGGCGTGAAGGACCAGCCCGTAGAGGTGACGGAGGTCGCGGACCGCCTCGCCGAACTGGCCCTCGCGGCTCCGGCGGGGCGGGTCGCCGACATGGGCGGCCCCGAGGTACGGACCCTCGATTCACTGGCCCGCGCCTACCTCAAGGCGACGGGACGGAAGCGGGCCGTGGCGAACGTGCCGCTGTGGGGGAAGGGGTACCGGGGGTTCCGCTCGGGCGGGCATCTGACGCGGGGGCCGGGAGTGGGCAAGGGGACGTTCGAGGAGTACGTGGGGCGGGTTGGGGGGCGGCGGGTCTGA